In the genome of Thermosphaera aggregans DSM 11486, one region contains:
- a CDS encoding HAD family hydrolase: MGSKAVLFDLDGTIVDSVPLILKCYGEGLSRHGINVDKDELLSLMGLPTWQVVAELARSKESLVINEIIKDIFSCFSNYWQNELKLYPDTVKVLSELKRRGFKLGVVTSSEQEHAEIMLNHFNISKYFDIVQGRVDNLRPKPNPDMIIHVLNKLSVANTDAFYVGDTLYDCAASVSAGVKFILVMRPWGTGVMSKCKPWKVLKELTDILNVIS; this comes from the coding sequence ATGGGTAGTAAAGCAGTATTATTTGATTTAGACGGGACAATAGTAGATAGTGTGCCGCTAATACTTAAATGCTATGGAGAGGGGCTTTCACGTCATGGCATTAACGTTGACAAAGATGAGCTATTGAGCCTTATGGGTCTACCCACATGGCAAGTAGTGGCTGAACTTGCCAGATCAAAAGAGTCTCTAGTCATCAATGAAATTATAAAAGACATTTTCTCATGCTTCTCAAACTACTGGCAGAACGAGTTAAAATTGTACCCGGATACAGTTAAAGTTCTTTCGGAATTAAAGAGGAGGGGTTTTAAGCTTGGCGTGGTAACATCCTCGGAGCAGGAGCATGCAGAGATAATGCTAAACCATTTCAATATATCGAAATACTTTGACATAGTTCAAGGAAGAGTTGATAATTTAAGACCGAAGCCAAACCCTGATATGATCATCCATGTTTTAAATAAATTGAGCGTTGCGAATACCGACGCTTTTTACGTTGGAGACACTCTTTACGACTGTGCTGCCTCGGTGAGCGCGGGCGTTAAATTTATACTTGTTATGAGACCGTGGGGGACAGGCGTTATGAGCAAGTGCAAGCCGTGGAAAGTGTTGAAGGAGCTTACCGATATTCTAAACGTTATTTCTTAA